Proteins from a single region of Trichomycterus rosablanca isolate fTriRos1 chromosome 16, fTriRos1.hap1, whole genome shotgun sequence:
- the ehmt1b gene encoding histone-lysine N-methyltransferase EHMT1 isoform X1, which yields MKTENMKDSRSEAEGGPCEENSSRLTEPSSTKDELNGTYKSTEQGKDPKDLTAQESPSQSPAMENGLSETDLPHGSTVGSNGFILSKHQETLATQHRTNWSPKLTTPIGYAAKTLRPVSTSQSQGALRTNTSTGSSLADGRPEKETTNDGASNTPQRVTVHRARKTMSRPASGQALKILNRETKELSVAKGESGGRTEAQPPVQTPLAQDQLPQKQTATTPPAVTAPATTATSPPVTTPVTTDTTATTQAAASTPPSPTTTSAISTSTAAATPTKPHAAFVKKKRRKMGTYSLVPKKKPKVLKQRTVLEMFQCISESPSKPQTTVPKTEESLNEEGRDATSPTFQEQQLKEAAEAMQVNGEQEGKESEESSSSEDSDGEDLADKNLDEASQEDDRVTSVPQPGEEQESEESGAEEEGGEESDLGSESSLKKKMKKKTKGDGPCVWPYKKRKKKLTTKSIEISDLATQTQLEDQGPAQTPPAPSAEQDKEYTEVPLESLNLKAQDALLNTDNTEASGTADTLEVDMGQELPLCSCRIETPKSREILTLADRKCMATESVDGQLSRCQSAVLKHEMMRPSNTVQLLVLCEDHRTGMIKHQCCPGCGYFCRAGTFMECQPEINISHRFHRRCASVLKGQSFCPHCGEELSKAKEVTIAKADTTSTVPPSQSSSVTGLSEGKADTTTEGFRPSCLSVPADSKADSTLLRTPEPGNAFVVTGVSRPGPASTGPGAGLTPAPPKETLETILLALDAEKPKKLRFHPKQLYISAKQGELQKVLLMLVDGIDPNFKNESQSKRTPLHVAAEAGHQEICHMLVQAGANLDICDEDQRTPLMEACENNQLDTVRYLLRAGAIVSHKDAEGSSCLHLAAKAGHFAIVEHLLSTAVTDINCQDDGGWTAMIWATEYKHVDLVKLLLSKGADANIRDKEENICLHWAAFSGCVEIADILLNARCDLNVVNVHGDSPLHIASRENRLECVTSFLLRGADANLKNREGDTPLECCNQGSKLWNALHANRKQREARGEQSSSGEKLLNRDISRGYERVPVPCVNGVDTEPCPNDYKYVPDNCVTSPMNIDKNITHLQYCVCKEDCSSASCMCGQLSLRCWYDKESRLLPEFCCEEPPFIFECNHACSCWRTCKNRVVQNGLRIRLQLFRTQKMGWGVRTLQDIPQGTFVCEYVGEIISDAEADVRENDSYLFSLDSKVGDMYCIDARFYGNISRFINHHCEPNLFPCRVFTSHQDLRFPHIAFFACKNVSAGDELGFDYGEHFWDVKGKLFSCQCGSSKCKHSAAAIAQRQADSTPGEQHVSAVPDTSSSAIPPSPS from the exons ATGAAAACTGAGAATATGAAGGACTCTCGGAGCGAAGCAGAAGGAG GGCCATGTGAGGAAAACTCCAGCAGGCTAACAGAACCTTCCAGTACTAAAGACGAGTTGAATGGGACCTATAAAAGCACAGAACAAGGGAAAGATCCGAAAGACCTTACTGCTCAAGAATCTCCCAGCCAATCACCCGCCATGGAAAATGGCCTCTCAGAGACTGACCTCCCACATGGATCAACTGTGGGCAGTAATGGATTTATCCTTAGTAAGCACCAGGAAACATTGGCTACCCAACACAGGACTAACTGGTCTCCTAAGTTGACCACACCCATAGGGTATGCTGCCAAAACTCTTCGTCCTGTATCTACATCCCAGAGCCAGGGAGCTTTAAGGACTAACACGAGCACAGGATCTAGCTTGGCGGATGGGCGACCAGAGAAGGAGACTACAAACGACGGCGCATCGAACACTCCTCAACGTGTGACCGTACACAGAGCGCGCAAAACCATGTCCAGACCGGCGTCCGGTCAAGCACTAAAG ATTTTAAACCGAGAAACTAAAGAGCTGAGCGTGGCGAAAGGTGAGAGCGGCGGCCGAACTGAAGCTCAACCGCCTGTACAGACCCCTCTTGCTCAGGACCAGCTACCTCAGAAGCAAACCGCCACCACACCGCCAGCTGTTACCGCACCGGCAACGACTGCCACGTCACCACCGGTCACCACACCGGTCACAACTGACACAACAGCCACCACCCAGGCAGCTGCCAGCACACCGCCATCCCCCACCACAACGTCAGCGATCAGCACGTCGACAGCAGCGGCCACGCCGACCAAGCCACACGCAG CATTTGTGAaaaagaagaggaggaagatgGGCACGTACAGCCTCGTTCCTAAGAAGAAGCCCAAAGTGCTAAAGCAGCGGACAGTGCTGGAGATGTTCCAGTGCATCTCTGAGTCTCCATCCAAGCCTCAG ACAACGGTGCCAAAAACAGAAGAATCTTTAAATGAAGAAGGGAGAGACGCTACTTCTCCAACATTCCAGGAGCAG CAGCTGAAAGAGGCTGCAGAGGCCATGCAGGTAAATGGAGAGCAGGAAGGAAAAGAGTCTGAGGAGTCGTCAAGTTCAGAGGATTCAGACGGCGAGGATCTGGCTGATAAAAATCTGGACGAAGCATCTCAGGAGGACGACAGAgtaacatcagttccacag CCTGGAGAAGAACAAGAATCAGAAGAGTCAGGAGCAGAAGAAGAAGGTGGAGAAGAATCAGACTTG GGTTCTGAGTCCAGCTTGAAGAAGAAGATGAAAAAGAAAACCAAGGGAGACGGCCCCTGTGTTTGGCCGTACAAGAAACGCAAAAAGAAGCTGACGACCAAGTCGATTGAAATTTCAG ATCTGGCTACCCAGACACAGTTAGAGGATCAGGGTCCAGCCCAAACTCCACCAGCTCCCTCTGCTGAACAGGACAAAGAGTACACCGAGGTGCCATTAGAATCACTCAACCTGAAGGCCCAGGATGCTTTGCTGAACACAGACAACACAG AAGCATCAGGCACAGCGGACACTTTAGAAGTAGACATGGGGCAGGAGCTCCCCCTCTGTAGCTGCCGTATAGAGACCCCCAAAAGCCGAGAAATCCTCACGTTGGCCGATAGAAAGTGCATGGCCACCGAGAGTGTCGATGGACAG CTGAGTCGGTGTCAGAGTGCAGTGCTGAAGCATGAGATGATGAGGCCGTCGAACACCGTGCAGCTGTTGGTTCTATGCGAGGATCATCGTACAGGAATGATCAAACACCAGTGCTGTCCGGGCTGCGGCTACTTCTGCAGGGCG GGAACGTTCATGGAGTGCCAGCCAGAGATCAACATCTCCCACCGTTTCCATCGACGCTGCGCATCAGTCCTGAAGGGCCAAAGTTTCTGTCCACACTGTGGTGAGGAGCTCAGCAAAGCCAAGGAGGTCACCATCGCCAAAGCTGACACTACCTCCACAGTGCCGCCAAGCCAGAGCTCCAGCGTTACGGGACTCTCAGAGGGCAAGGCTGACACTACGACTGAAGG TTTTAGGCCATCTTGTCTCTCAGTACCTGCAGACAGTAAAGCAGACAGCACTTTACTTAGAACTCCTGAACCTGGGAATGCATTTGTAGTCACAGGAGTCAGCAGGCCAGGACCTGCGAGCACAGGACCTGGGGCTGGACTCACTCCAGCACCACCTAAGGAAACTCTGGAGACCATCCTGTTGGCACTGGATGCAGAGAA ACCCAAGAAGCTTCGCTTTCATCCaaaacagctttacatctcaGCCAAGCAGGGCGAGCTACAGAAAGTCTTACTGATGCTGG TGGATGGGATCGATCCTAACTTTAAGAATGAGAGCCAGAGCAAACGCACACCCCTCCATGTAGCAGCTGAGGCGGGACATCAGGAGATCTGCCACATGTTGGTCCAG GCCGGTGCTAACCTGGACATTTGTGATGAGGACCAGCGCACCCCTCTGATGGAGGCCTGTGAGAACAACCAGCTGGATACGGTGCGCTACCTACTGAGAGCTGGTGCCATCGTCTCCCATAAG gATGCTGAGGGCTCTTCGTGTCTCCATCTTGCTGCTAAGGCTGGACATTTTGCAATTGTAGAGCACCTGCTGTCTACAGCCGTTACAGACATTAACTGTCAG gaTGATGGTGGCTGGACAGCAATGATTTGGGCAACGGAGTACAAACATGTAGATCTAGTCAAGCTGCTGCTGTCTAAAGGTGCTGACGCCAACATCAGAGACAAG GAGGAGAACATTTGTTTGCACTGGGCAGCGTTCTCTGGCTGTGTGGAGATTGCTGATATTTTGCTGAATGCCAGATGTGACCTCAATGTGGTCAACGTGCATGGAGACTCTCCACTGCACATCGCATCACGGGAGAACCGGTTAGAATGTGTCAC GTCGTTCTTGTTGCGAGGAGCAGATGCAAATTTGAAAAACCGGGAAGGAGACACCCCCCTGGAGtgctgcaatcagggatccaagTTGTGGAACGCTCTACATGCCAACAGGAAGCAGAGAGAGGCCAGAGGTGAACAGTCCTCTTCAGGAGAAAAGCTTCTCAACAG GGACATATCGCGGGGTTATGAAAGAGTACCTGTGCCATGTGTGAATGGTGTGGACACTGAACCATGCCCCAATGACTACAAATACGTGCCTGATAACTGCGTCACCTCCCCCATGAACATTGATAAAAACATCACACACTTGCAG TATTGTGTTTGTAAAGAAGACTGCTCCTCAGCCAGCTGTATGTGCGGCCAGCTCAGTTTGCGCTGCTGGTATGACAAG GAGAGTCGGCTGCTGCCGGAGTTCTGCTGCGAGGAGCCGCCTTTCATCTTCGAGTGCAACCATGCCTGCTCGTGCTGGAGGACCTGCAAAAACCGCGTCGTGCAAAATGGGTTACG GATTAGGTTGCAGCTCTTCAGGACTCAGAAGATGGGCTGGGGAGTTCGGACCTTACAGGACATCCCTCAAGGAACCTTTGTCTGCGA ATACGTGGGGGAAATCATCTCCGACGCAGAAGCAGATGTCAGAGAAAATGATTCCTACCTGTTCAGCCTGGACAGCAAG GTCGGCGACATGTACTGTATAGATGCCCGTTTCTATGGCAACATCAGCCGCTTCATAAACCACCACTGCGAGCCGAACCTCTTCCCCTGCCGGGTGTTCACCTCCCACCAGGACCTGCGCTTCCCCCACATCGCCTTCTTCGCCTGCAAGAACGTCAGCGCCGGCGACGAGCTGGG GTTTGACTACGGCGAACATTTCTGGGACGTAAAGGGCAaacttttcagctgccagtgcGGCTCGTCTAAGTGTAAGCACTCGGCGGCGGCGATCGCCCAGCGGCAGGCGGACAGCACACCGGGGGAGCAGCACGTCAGCGCCGTGCCGGACACCAGCTCATCCGCCATACCACCCAGCCCAAGCTGA
- the ehmt1b gene encoding histone-lysine N-methyltransferase EHMT1 isoform X2 has product MKTENMKDSRSEAEGGPCEENSSRLTEPSSTKDELNGTYKSTEQGKDPKDLTAQESPSQSPAMENGLSETDLPHGSTVGSNGFILSKHQETLATQHRTNWSPKLTTPIGYAAKTLRPVSTSQSQGALRTNTSTGSSLADGRPEKETTNDGASNTPQRVTVHRARKTMSRPASGQALKILNRETKELSVAKGESGGRTEAQPPVQTPLAQDQLPQKQTATTPPAVTAPATTATSPPVTTPVTTDTTATTQAAASTPPSPTTTSAISTSTAAATPTKPHAAFVKKKRRKMGTYSLVPKKKPKVLKQRTVLEMFQCISESPSKPQTTVPKTEESLNEEGRDATSPTFQEQQLKEAAEAMQVNGEQEGKESEESSSSEDSDGEDLADKNLDEASQEDDRVTSVPQPGEEQESEESGAEEEGGEESDLGSESSLKKKMKKKTKGDGPCVWPYKKRKKKLTTKSIEISDLATQTQLEDQGPAQTPPAPSAEQDKEYTEVPLESLNLKAQDALLNTDNTASGTADTLEVDMGQELPLCSCRIETPKSREILTLADRKCMATESVDGQLSRCQSAVLKHEMMRPSNTVQLLVLCEDHRTGMIKHQCCPGCGYFCRAGTFMECQPEINISHRFHRRCASVLKGQSFCPHCGEELSKAKEVTIAKADTTSTVPPSQSSSVTGLSEGKADTTTEGFRPSCLSVPADSKADSTLLRTPEPGNAFVVTGVSRPGPASTGPGAGLTPAPPKETLETILLALDAEKPKKLRFHPKQLYISAKQGELQKVLLMLVDGIDPNFKNESQSKRTPLHVAAEAGHQEICHMLVQAGANLDICDEDQRTPLMEACENNQLDTVRYLLRAGAIVSHKDAEGSSCLHLAAKAGHFAIVEHLLSTAVTDINCQDDGGWTAMIWATEYKHVDLVKLLLSKGADANIRDKEENICLHWAAFSGCVEIADILLNARCDLNVVNVHGDSPLHIASRENRLECVTSFLLRGADANLKNREGDTPLECCNQGSKLWNALHANRKQREARGEQSSSGEKLLNRDISRGYERVPVPCVNGVDTEPCPNDYKYVPDNCVTSPMNIDKNITHLQYCVCKEDCSSASCMCGQLSLRCWYDKESRLLPEFCCEEPPFIFECNHACSCWRTCKNRVVQNGLRIRLQLFRTQKMGWGVRTLQDIPQGTFVCEYVGEIISDAEADVRENDSYLFSLDSKVGDMYCIDARFYGNISRFINHHCEPNLFPCRVFTSHQDLRFPHIAFFACKNVSAGDELGFDYGEHFWDVKGKLFSCQCGSSKCKHSAAAIAQRQADSTPGEQHVSAVPDTSSSAIPPSPS; this is encoded by the exons ATGAAAACTGAGAATATGAAGGACTCTCGGAGCGAAGCAGAAGGAG GGCCATGTGAGGAAAACTCCAGCAGGCTAACAGAACCTTCCAGTACTAAAGACGAGTTGAATGGGACCTATAAAAGCACAGAACAAGGGAAAGATCCGAAAGACCTTACTGCTCAAGAATCTCCCAGCCAATCACCCGCCATGGAAAATGGCCTCTCAGAGACTGACCTCCCACATGGATCAACTGTGGGCAGTAATGGATTTATCCTTAGTAAGCACCAGGAAACATTGGCTACCCAACACAGGACTAACTGGTCTCCTAAGTTGACCACACCCATAGGGTATGCTGCCAAAACTCTTCGTCCTGTATCTACATCCCAGAGCCAGGGAGCTTTAAGGACTAACACGAGCACAGGATCTAGCTTGGCGGATGGGCGACCAGAGAAGGAGACTACAAACGACGGCGCATCGAACACTCCTCAACGTGTGACCGTACACAGAGCGCGCAAAACCATGTCCAGACCGGCGTCCGGTCAAGCACTAAAG ATTTTAAACCGAGAAACTAAAGAGCTGAGCGTGGCGAAAGGTGAGAGCGGCGGCCGAACTGAAGCTCAACCGCCTGTACAGACCCCTCTTGCTCAGGACCAGCTACCTCAGAAGCAAACCGCCACCACACCGCCAGCTGTTACCGCACCGGCAACGACTGCCACGTCACCACCGGTCACCACACCGGTCACAACTGACACAACAGCCACCACCCAGGCAGCTGCCAGCACACCGCCATCCCCCACCACAACGTCAGCGATCAGCACGTCGACAGCAGCGGCCACGCCGACCAAGCCACACGCAG CATTTGTGAaaaagaagaggaggaagatgGGCACGTACAGCCTCGTTCCTAAGAAGAAGCCCAAAGTGCTAAAGCAGCGGACAGTGCTGGAGATGTTCCAGTGCATCTCTGAGTCTCCATCCAAGCCTCAG ACAACGGTGCCAAAAACAGAAGAATCTTTAAATGAAGAAGGGAGAGACGCTACTTCTCCAACATTCCAGGAGCAG CAGCTGAAAGAGGCTGCAGAGGCCATGCAGGTAAATGGAGAGCAGGAAGGAAAAGAGTCTGAGGAGTCGTCAAGTTCAGAGGATTCAGACGGCGAGGATCTGGCTGATAAAAATCTGGACGAAGCATCTCAGGAGGACGACAGAgtaacatcagttccacag CCTGGAGAAGAACAAGAATCAGAAGAGTCAGGAGCAGAAGAAGAAGGTGGAGAAGAATCAGACTTG GGTTCTGAGTCCAGCTTGAAGAAGAAGATGAAAAAGAAAACCAAGGGAGACGGCCCCTGTGTTTGGCCGTACAAGAAACGCAAAAAGAAGCTGACGACCAAGTCGATTGAAATTTCAG ATCTGGCTACCCAGACACAGTTAGAGGATCAGGGTCCAGCCCAAACTCCACCAGCTCCCTCTGCTGAACAGGACAAAGAGTACACCGAGGTGCCATTAGAATCACTCAACCTGAAGGCCCAGGATGCTTTGCTGAACACAGACAACACAG CATCAGGCACAGCGGACACTTTAGAAGTAGACATGGGGCAGGAGCTCCCCCTCTGTAGCTGCCGTATAGAGACCCCCAAAAGCCGAGAAATCCTCACGTTGGCCGATAGAAAGTGCATGGCCACCGAGAGTGTCGATGGACAG CTGAGTCGGTGTCAGAGTGCAGTGCTGAAGCATGAGATGATGAGGCCGTCGAACACCGTGCAGCTGTTGGTTCTATGCGAGGATCATCGTACAGGAATGATCAAACACCAGTGCTGTCCGGGCTGCGGCTACTTCTGCAGGGCG GGAACGTTCATGGAGTGCCAGCCAGAGATCAACATCTCCCACCGTTTCCATCGACGCTGCGCATCAGTCCTGAAGGGCCAAAGTTTCTGTCCACACTGTGGTGAGGAGCTCAGCAAAGCCAAGGAGGTCACCATCGCCAAAGCTGACACTACCTCCACAGTGCCGCCAAGCCAGAGCTCCAGCGTTACGGGACTCTCAGAGGGCAAGGCTGACACTACGACTGAAGG TTTTAGGCCATCTTGTCTCTCAGTACCTGCAGACAGTAAAGCAGACAGCACTTTACTTAGAACTCCTGAACCTGGGAATGCATTTGTAGTCACAGGAGTCAGCAGGCCAGGACCTGCGAGCACAGGACCTGGGGCTGGACTCACTCCAGCACCACCTAAGGAAACTCTGGAGACCATCCTGTTGGCACTGGATGCAGAGAA ACCCAAGAAGCTTCGCTTTCATCCaaaacagctttacatctcaGCCAAGCAGGGCGAGCTACAGAAAGTCTTACTGATGCTGG TGGATGGGATCGATCCTAACTTTAAGAATGAGAGCCAGAGCAAACGCACACCCCTCCATGTAGCAGCTGAGGCGGGACATCAGGAGATCTGCCACATGTTGGTCCAG GCCGGTGCTAACCTGGACATTTGTGATGAGGACCAGCGCACCCCTCTGATGGAGGCCTGTGAGAACAACCAGCTGGATACGGTGCGCTACCTACTGAGAGCTGGTGCCATCGTCTCCCATAAG gATGCTGAGGGCTCTTCGTGTCTCCATCTTGCTGCTAAGGCTGGACATTTTGCAATTGTAGAGCACCTGCTGTCTACAGCCGTTACAGACATTAACTGTCAG gaTGATGGTGGCTGGACAGCAATGATTTGGGCAACGGAGTACAAACATGTAGATCTAGTCAAGCTGCTGCTGTCTAAAGGTGCTGACGCCAACATCAGAGACAAG GAGGAGAACATTTGTTTGCACTGGGCAGCGTTCTCTGGCTGTGTGGAGATTGCTGATATTTTGCTGAATGCCAGATGTGACCTCAATGTGGTCAACGTGCATGGAGACTCTCCACTGCACATCGCATCACGGGAGAACCGGTTAGAATGTGTCAC GTCGTTCTTGTTGCGAGGAGCAGATGCAAATTTGAAAAACCGGGAAGGAGACACCCCCCTGGAGtgctgcaatcagggatccaagTTGTGGAACGCTCTACATGCCAACAGGAAGCAGAGAGAGGCCAGAGGTGAACAGTCCTCTTCAGGAGAAAAGCTTCTCAACAG GGACATATCGCGGGGTTATGAAAGAGTACCTGTGCCATGTGTGAATGGTGTGGACACTGAACCATGCCCCAATGACTACAAATACGTGCCTGATAACTGCGTCACCTCCCCCATGAACATTGATAAAAACATCACACACTTGCAG TATTGTGTTTGTAAAGAAGACTGCTCCTCAGCCAGCTGTATGTGCGGCCAGCTCAGTTTGCGCTGCTGGTATGACAAG GAGAGTCGGCTGCTGCCGGAGTTCTGCTGCGAGGAGCCGCCTTTCATCTTCGAGTGCAACCATGCCTGCTCGTGCTGGAGGACCTGCAAAAACCGCGTCGTGCAAAATGGGTTACG GATTAGGTTGCAGCTCTTCAGGACTCAGAAGATGGGCTGGGGAGTTCGGACCTTACAGGACATCCCTCAAGGAACCTTTGTCTGCGA ATACGTGGGGGAAATCATCTCCGACGCAGAAGCAGATGTCAGAGAAAATGATTCCTACCTGTTCAGCCTGGACAGCAAG GTCGGCGACATGTACTGTATAGATGCCCGTTTCTATGGCAACATCAGCCGCTTCATAAACCACCACTGCGAGCCGAACCTCTTCCCCTGCCGGGTGTTCACCTCCCACCAGGACCTGCGCTTCCCCCACATCGCCTTCTTCGCCTGCAAGAACGTCAGCGCCGGCGACGAGCTGGG GTTTGACTACGGCGAACATTTCTGGGACGTAAAGGGCAaacttttcagctgccagtgcGGCTCGTCTAAGTGTAAGCACTCGGCGGCGGCGATCGCCCAGCGGCAGGCGGACAGCACACCGGGGGAGCAGCACGTCAGCGCCGTGCCGGACACCAGCTCATCCGCCATACCACCCAGCCCAAGCTGA